tatgtgtagGTAATGGTACAGGTCAAGAGACTATTATAAGTCGTTGAAGAACAAGCTGTTATCCGCTCCATTTAAAAGTTCTTCCCAAGCAGCATCGTAAGTGGCCCAAAATTCATCAGCTAGCATTTGGGCAAGTGCACTTTCGTGCACATTGTCGGAATTAGCATCAGTTAAATTATATGATtgatgaatattattagcTTGTTTCGACTCAATTGCCTGTTCGGGATGTGCATTCGCATGTAGTGGTACCTTTGCCAGCGGTGCAGCATCCATTAGATGCCTGTAATGATCTTTTTGCTGCTTGTATAGCTGGTACACCGTCAATGGAGGTGGAGCATTCACATTTGACGAGGACACTTGTGGTTCGTATTCGTAGGATTGTTCCACTGTATCGGGTTTAAAATTagtaattttatcatttacATGCAGCTCATTTTGTTTCCTTTCTGTACTAAGATCAAACATTTTGTGAGAAAGTGACACAACGATTCTCTCCGCCATCCCTATGATTATGGGGAAAGCCAGATTTGTTANAACCCTATTCATATACTCTAAAGCATTTTCCACCACTCTTCTATAAACCTTTTCAAGTTTCCTCATGAGAACGAAAAGGTATGATCTTCTAATGAGACTATTCATAGCGGCATTCTCAGCCCATTCGTCAAATATATCTTTATAAATCTTGAAttcagaaaagaaatagatTTTATCAGTCGGTACTTTCAAAGTAGTGCAATCCCACGTCATCTCTACCATATCACCCGAGATAAAgataccattttcaaatagtGTAATTTTTAGGTACAAAAAAGCATGGAAGATGCATAGCGTTCTATCAACCAAACCAGTGGCAATAGATGAAGTTACAACCAGATTTGGCGGTAGTACTTTACAATCTTTGTTGAAGAACTCCGGGAACTCGTTTTGATCCAACTTAATAGATCTTTCGATAAAGTTCTTACCgattaaaaatattagtAGATTAACTTGAGAGGCCATATTTTTAAGATAGATTGATCTGTCACTTAATataacaaaattcaaagaataaaaagTAGATAGCATTCCCAATATTGTTAGCATTAGACTAATGCCACTAGAAGGCACAGATAAGACAAGGTCTTTATCTGTAAAATACTCCATCGCCAAAAATTCGGTTTCTATGAACTTCAGCAAGACTTCACAATTGTTGACTAAATTTGGCACTCCAGTTTTGGAATGAATCTCAGAGATCATTGGTTTGgcaatttttaaaaatcGCCTTACTTTCCCATAAAATGTATTGTCTGTATTAAAAGCGCGAATCGTTGAACTGTAAGTGGAAGAACTACTTTGTACAGAGGTCGGACTATCTTTTCTAGAGAATGgataatgatttttctcaaattggTCATAAAATTCTTTGGAGTCAACTTCATCATAATCATAGTAATCTTCGCAGGCTATGCTTAAACGTCTACCGGCATCCAGTGCTGTCTTAAAATCGAGAAACAATATCCATGACCAAAGATTTTCTACAGACAATAAGCTTCCaaaacatttttcttcattacGGAAGGTAGTCTTTATATTCAAATGTAGACCCATTGCTACAGCCGAACTCGTAAGCGCATGTgttaaattcattaaaaataattcttctaCCTCTGCGGCGTAAAGGTTATTATAATAGTATCTTAACAAAAGGAAATGTAACCTCTCAATGTAAAGGACTTTTGATGTTGATACGCCGGTTAAATTTACCATAAATNNNTATTGAATTGGTTTTGGTAGTTCTCGTCTGAAGTATGTTAAAGCCAAGATCATTACAATAACACCAATcttgtaataattttttttatgaCAAGGCTTTAATTTTACAATCCTGTCATTGTCACTTATGAAAGCGACTGATAAGTCTGCTAAGACTTTGTACTTATCAAGTGCTTCGTTGATTGCATATAGTTCAATATTTGCAGGATCAAAAAATGAGTTGACTAACTCCACACAAATGGAGAATCTTGGTAAAGTCGTGACAATCTCCTCAATAGAGGACATGGAATCTGTAGTCTTGAGTTCAATAGCttctaattcattaaatttttcaccattagagtaatttttctctttccaTTTATCCCTTTCAATCTTAACTTTACCCCACAGTTGTCTGAATTTTTCCATGAACCCCCAATTATTTCTCATAAAAAATGTCCTACTTGACGTTGGacaatataaaatatgtCTACCAGTAGACTTACAATGCaaaaaatagtaatttCTGAAAGGGTTCAATACGCTGGTTCTGACGTTAGTACTATAAGAAGGAGCTGAACCATAGGGTGAAGAAAACTCTACTGCATCGTTGTCATTACTGTTCAGTGATTCGTCTGTATACATGCAAACTTGGAAATTTCTAGATTTGCAACTGGAACAAATAGGCTTTCTTTGATCACATTTCAACTTCCTCCTCCTACAGAAAGCACACGATTTAATCGGTTTACGTTTCTTGTTAACCGATGCcttcctcctcttcttAGTTATTTTTGCAGCATCGTTATCCGTATTACTGGTAACAGCCGGAATATTCACACCGCTAGTAAACCTTGAATGGTCCATTTTCCTTGCAAAttatcttatttttttctatccAGTATTTTTTACTACAATATTGATACCCATATGAAAGGGTTGGATACCCAAATTTATTCCAAAGTGATTCACTGGAGTTTATTAATTAATgactttttttatttccaGTATATCCAGTTTTCATGTTCGAGAGACGGCAACCGGAAAAACTCGTTGGAACAATTATTAGGATAATAGTAATCACTCGATGAGTCGccaatatataatttttatgGAAGAAGATGGATTCTGGCCTCAAGAAAGTTGATGGTTTGAATGGTTTCGATGTCTGAATCGTCTTTGTTTCAACGTTGTGACATGCCTCGTGTAGGGAGAGAAAACCAGCTGTATTCTGCCAGGACGGGAGCCAGAATCGTTGCCGGATGTGTGTGTTTAAACAGGGATAAAGATTTGGTTTTAATGGTAAGCTCTTCAGCAGATCAAAACAAGTGGATTTTGCCGAAGGGAGGGGTAGAacttgatgaaattgacaATTTTCAATCGGCTGCCCTGAGAGAGACTTGGGAAGAAGCTGGTTGTCTCGGTAGGATTGTTAAGAGTCTTGGTATCGTTGAAGATATGAGACCACCTAAGAATTGGGGTCCTAAGTTACCAGCTGTCTCGGGCGAGGTCATTAAGAATCCTCCAAGGACAGAGtttcatatttttgaacTGGAAATTGAACAGTTACCTGAAATTTATCCTGAATCTAAGAAAAGGGTGAGAAGGCTTTTCAGTTATGCTGATGCTAGAACAAATCTATTGAATGCCAAAAGACCAGAGTTATTGGAAGCATTGAATAGATCAAGTATCTCCAAAAAATGACAGTCACTTACTAACAGAATTTGCTTTCctttatttatataagaactatttatttgaagaagccAGACATCATGTCTTGTAAAAAGTTTGGCTGTTTAACAGGAACAATATCGAAGTATTCTTGTCCCAAGAATTCTAATTGTGTCTTAAATTTCGTAGTGCATTCGGGATATtgattctttaaatttgtGAATAAATCTTTGTTTTTAGTTTGACAAgttattatcatcaattgtaagaaatttaaatctttcaatttttcatcatgaaaatagtacaatttgaattgatttttatcaatgatctcatatttcaaatcattgaatttattaagCAGTTGATTTAAGAATTTATCTCTAGATTTTATAACgtaattgaaatttgaaatgaacagataattgaaaatcaatCTACTCAACGGTTCACCCGCCCCATAT
The genomic region above belongs to Kazachstania africana CBS 2517 chromosome 7, complete genome and contains:
- the KAFR0G02540 gene encoding Zn(II)2Cys6 transcription factor domain-containing protein (similar to Saccharomyces cerevisiae PDR8 (YLR266C) and YRR1 (YOR162C); ancestral locus Anc_6.60), giving the protein MDHSRFTSGVNIPAVTSNTDNDAAKITKKRRKASVNKKRKPIKSCAFCRRRKLKCDQRKPICSSCKSRNFQVCMYTDESLNSNDNDAVEFSSPYGSAPSYSTNVRTSVLNPFRNYYFLHCKSTGRHILYCPTSSRTFFMRNNWGFMEKFRQLWGKVKIERDKWKEKNYSNGEKFNELEAIELKTTDSMSSIEEIVTTLPRFSICVELVNSFFDPANIELYAINEALDKYKVLADLSVAFISDNDRIVKLKPCHKKNYYKIGVIVMILALTYFRRELPKPIQXXFMVNLTGVSTSKVLYIERLHFLLLRYYYNNLYAAEVEELFLMNLTHALTSSAVAMGLHLNIKTTFRNEEKCFGSLLSVENLWSWILFLDFKTALDAGRRLSIACEDYYDYDEVDSKEFYDQFEKNHYPFSRKDSPTSVQSSSSTYSSTIRAFNTDNTFYGKVRRFLKIAKPMISEIHSKTGVPNLVNNCEVLLKFIETEFLAMEYFTDKDLVLSVPSSGISLMLTILGMLSTFYSLNFVILSDRSIYLKNMASQVNLLIFLIGKNFIERSIKLDQNEFPEFFNKDCKVLPPNLVVTSSIATGLVDRTLCIFHAFLYLKITLFENGIFISGDMVEMTWDCTTLKVPTDKIYFFSEFKIYKDIFDEWAENAAMNSLIRRSYLFVLMRKLEKVYRRVVENALEYMNRVXTNLAFPIIIGMAERIVVSLSHKMFDLSTERKQNELHVNDKITNFKPDTVEQSYEYEPQVSSSNVNAPPPLTVYQLYKQQKDHYRHLMDAAPLAKVPLHANAHPEQAIESKQANNIHQSYNLTDANSDNVHESALAQMLADEFWATYDAAWEELLNGADNSLFFNDL
- the DDP1 gene encoding polyphosphatase DDP1 (similar to Saccharomyces cerevisiae DDP1 (YOR163W); ancestral locus Anc_6.58) encodes the protein MVSMSESSLFQRCDMPRVGRENQLYSARTGARIVAGCVCLNRDKDLVLMVSSSADQNKWILPKGGVELDEIDNFQSAALRETWEEAGCLGRIVKSLGIVEDMRPPKNWGPKLPAVSGEVIKNPPRTEFHIFELEIEQLPEIYPESKKRVRRLFSYADARTNLLNAKRPELLEALNRSSISKK